The following coding sequences are from one Cercospora beticola chromosome 4, complete sequence window:
- the NRF1 gene encoding GTPase regulator Nrf1 (BUSCO:EOG09265IBC), with protein MSTQPLLQTAPGKRIALPTRLEPKVFFANERTFLSWLNFSVILGGLAMGLLNFGDRIGQISAILFVLVALAAMAYALVTFHWRAKSIRMRGSGGFDDRFGPTVLAVALLGAVVVNFVLRFTGA; from the exons ATGTCCACCCAACCACTCCTCCAGACAGCTCCAG GCAAACGCATCGCCCTCCCCACCCGCCTCGAACCCaaagtcttcttcgccaacgaACGTACCTTCCTCTCATGGCTGAACTTCAGCGTAATCCTCGGCGGCCTGGCCATGGGTCTCCTCAATTTCGGTGACCGAATTGGCCAAATCAGTGCAATCCTCTTCGTGCTCGTCGCCCTGGCGGCCATGGCCTATGCACTCGTTACATTCCACTGGCGAGCAAAGAGTATTCGCATGCGAGGGAGTGGAGGCTTTGACGATCGCTTTGGACCAACAGTTCTGGCGGTGGCATTGCTGGGAGCTGTTGTGGTAAATTTTGTGTTGAGGTTTACGGGGGCATGa